The genomic DNA AAAAACGCTTGGCCATGGCAAACCAATGGCGTTTCGACTTGTTGCCGGATCAGGTTGTACCGCAATTGGACGTAGGCACCACTGGCGCGATTGTAGAACAGATAGATGAAGTCTTCGCCGTTGGGGGCGGCGATCGTCTTCTCATAGATCAAGTCGGTCAGGCCGTGGTCGAAGATCTTGTATTCGCCGGTCTGCAGGTAATAGCCGTCGGGGAAAATGATCCCGTGATCGTCGGGCAACAGGACGCAGGAGTGCTCGATCGCATCCAACCGCATCGCTTTTTGAATCTTCGCGTTGTACAGCAGATAGCGATATTTGCGTTCTTGGTAGGGGAGGATCTTCAGCAGGATCAGATTGCCCAGTAATGCGTAATAGGTTTCCGCATCGTCGAGTGTTTGGTCGGCGTTGTCGACAGGTTCGGCGTAGATTCCGCGGCCGCTTTGCGTACTGTTTTCGACTTTGATCGTTAGGTCGCCGCCAACGGTTTCGACAAAGACTTGGTCTTCGATCGAGATATGAGGATGCACGCCGGCGACGTGTTGATCGCGCGTCGTCCGCTTCCAAAGGAATTCGTGCTGCGGCGGGTATCGGACCTCGTGATCGCTGCGATTATCGATGTATTGCAGTTGGCCCGCTTGGATCCGCCATTTGAACGTCTTGATGTCGGACGGATTTTTGCCGACGCGAAAGACCATGTGGACGAACGGGCCGGTCTGAAAGAACTTCGCGAACGCCGCTCCTTTGTAGTAGCGATAGATCTCGTGGAAGTCGCGTTCGAAACGTTCGTCGCCGATCAATTCGAGCGACTCTTCGTGGAACTGGTGGTCTTCGAAACGATAGACGGCGAAGACGTCGTTCAGATGGGTTTCGGTCTTCAGACCAAATTGGACGTTGTATCCAAACAGGAAATGCTTGCCGACGGGCAACAGATCGCGCGGCACGCAGTTGTGTTCAGTGGTGATTCGCTCGGTCGCCAGCAGGACTGTGTCGATGTTGCCGAAGACTTCGGAGCGGTCGGCGTTGAGTTGGTCCAGCCGCGAGCGGAGTTCTCCGGCCGCATCGCGCATCCGGTTGCGGAGGATCTCGTACGTTCCGGCAGCAAGTTTTGTTTCGCTCATAGGTGTTCGTTCATCCCCGTGCGGTGCGGCGTCCCGATGGGGCGGCGGTGTTCGATTGACTGTGAGCCGTGGCGGCCAACGCTTGTTGGGCAGTCATCGATCGCAATTCCCAGCGCGAACGGAGGTAATCCTCCGTCGGCTGGGAAGGTGGAGCGTCGATGCGACGGCATGGAAGCATGGTGCAAAAAATCGCGACCGCCCCAAGGGAGAGATCTCTTGGGGCGATTGGGCACTTCGCTGGTTAGCTCTTCGCCCCGTTCCGCAACGGCTTCGCTTCCAGTTTACCGACCTTGCGTTCGGTGATCCCGGCGGTGCTGGCCATGCCTAACAGGCTGCCCAGTTGGTTGCGGGTTTCATCGGTATTGGCAAGTCCCATCAGCTTGGCGATCAAGGCGGCGATCGAAAGGTCCTTGATGTCGTCGGTGCTGAGGTTGAACTTGTTGACCAGGTCCATCAGGTTGTCCCGGAAATAATCGGGGTCGCCGTTGAAGAAGGTCTGTTTGACGTCGGTCGCTACGCGGCTGTTGTAGACAAAGCGATCGATCGCCTTGCCACCCTTGACCGCCGAAGTGATCTGGTCGAAGAATTCGCCATCGCCACCGACGATGTCGATGCGAGCGGCTTTGAGTGCTTCGCCAACCACGCCGGCTTGCGATTCGGCGATTCCGCGTTGCGCGTCGATCGCCGCGATCTCGACCTGCTTGTCCTTCTCCAGTTTCAGCTTGAACTCTTCGTGTTCTTTGCCGACGCCGTCCAACAGCTTCATCGCTTCGGCCTTCTCGGTGATACCGGTCGCTTCGCTGCTGTACTTCTGCTGCATGACATTGGCTTCGGCCAAGCCTTCCTTCTCGATCGCGGCGGCACGGGCTTCGATGCCCTTGGCTTCGGCGACCGCTTTCTTTTCGATGATGACCGCTTCGGCGGTTCCTTCTTTTTCCAACGATGCGGCACGAGCTTCTTGCACCTTGGCTTCGGCCAATCCGCTGGCGGCGGCTTTCGCTGCATCGGCTTCGGCCGTCATCTTGGCCGCTTGCATCTCTTTCTCCGACCGATCGCGGGACGCTTCGGCTTCGATGCGGATCTTGTCGGCCAACAGTTCGGCCGCCATCTTGGCCGCTTCGGCTGCCTTGGTCTCTTTGATCAACGATTCCTCCGCCGTCATCGATGCCGCGGTGATCTGAACCTTTTTCAGACGGTCCGCCGCTGCAAACTCTTCGGTGTCCTTGATCTTTTCTTGTTCTTCGACGACCGCTCGTTCGACCGCCACGCGTTCGCGGATGACCTCTTGAATGTTCCGCTTCTCGACTTCGATCGCTTTCTCTTTTTCGACTTGCGCGATGCCGACGACGCGTTCCCGCTCGGTCGCTTCCAGTTCGCGATCCTTCAGGACGCGTTCCTGTTCGATTCCGTCGGTCCGTTCTTTCGCACGCAACGCGA from Rosistilla carotiformis includes the following:
- a CDS encoding flotillin family protein, with the protein product MANQFYRKVGPDEAIVRSGWGKIRVATGNGIFVVPVIHQYEKMDLTLKSFEIAREGSEGLICQDNIRADIKVAFFIRVDKSEEEIREVAQSIGAKRCSQIDTLRELFDAKFSEALKTVGKQFDFVDLYDKRDNFKDQILKVIGTDLNGYRLDDAAIDFLEQTPLELLNPNNILDAEGIKKITELTSKEKVKENAFTREKEKTLKQQDVEAEETILQLEKQRIEANEKQQREVAEISARERAAAKKVQEEQRLESERARITTEEELGIATENKERQVLVALRAKERTDGIEQERVLKDRELEATERERVVGIAQVEKEKAIEVEKRNIQEVIRERVAVERAVVEEQEKIKDTEEFAAADRLKKVQITAASMTAEESLIKETKAAEAAKMAAELLADKIRIEAEASRDRSEKEMQAAKMTAEADAAKAAASGLAEAKVQEARAASLEKEGTAEAVIIEKKAVAEAKGIEARAAAIEKEGLAEANVMQQKYSSEATGITEKAEAMKLLDGVGKEHEEFKLKLEKDKQVEIAAIDAQRGIAESQAGVVGEALKAARIDIVGGDGEFFDQITSAVKGGKAIDRFVYNSRVATDVKQTFFNGDPDYFRDNLMDLVNKFNLSTDDIKDLSIAALIAKLMGLANTDETRNQLGSLLGMASTAGITERKVGKLEAKPLRNGAKS